In Polaribacter sp. Hel_I_88, the following proteins share a genomic window:
- a CDS encoding TonB-dependent receptor produces the protein MKQILTLILTIFTISLQAQIIISGKVIDSKKQPILGASVYLDGTYDGTSSNEKGEFSFKTEEKGTQTLVVSFVSYETFVKFDDVKNLKNLQIKLKDDINSLDAVVINAGTFKAGEAAKVTVLKPLDIVTTANAVGDVLGALQTLPGTSANPEDGRLFVRGGNADETQIFIDGMRVFTPYSPTPNNAPTRGRYSPFLFKGITFSTGGYSAEFGQALSGVLDLTTIDKPDQEKTEISLMTLGVGLGNTQIFGKNSLSINASYINLKPYTDLFPDRNEFIKPFQSASGEAVYRHSFKDDSMLKIYSAFSYTDLEVIQDDINFDDGLRFGLNNRNLYINSSYKNKIGNNWRIESGFSFTKDNSTLKIEDDNIENSENSAHFKVKLNKQFSSRFRVSFGSEYFITKFDEIYNPINDQTFKYGFDNNIFASFAETDIFFSKNLATKIGVRAEHSDLLNQFTISPRASISYKTGKNAQFSLAYGQFYQNPSTNYLKFNEDFKAENTTHLIANFQHTKQNQIFRIEAYYKDYKDLVKFDSEQPNFISNFNNNGTAFAKGIDVFWRQNGKIKNTDYWISYSFLDTKRDFRNYPTAATPNFASAHNLSIVGKHFIENLQSQVGFAYNFASGRTYTNPNEPGFLNNKTKSFNSVSLNWAYLIDQQKILYFSLNNALGTKNVFGYNYKNTPNINGNFDRQAIVPNADTFFFVGFFWTISDDKTSNNLNNL, from the coding sequence ATGAAACAAATTCTAACGTTAATCCTTACAATTTTTACAATTTCTTTACAGGCACAAATTATCATTTCTGGTAAAGTTATCGACTCGAAAAAGCAACCAATTCTGGGAGCAAGTGTTTATTTAGATGGCACTTACGATGGAACTTCAAGCAACGAAAAAGGAGAGTTTTCTTTTAAAACCGAAGAAAAAGGAACACAAACTTTAGTAGTTTCTTTTGTTTCTTATGAAACTTTTGTAAAGTTTGATGACGTTAAAAATTTAAAAAATCTACAGATTAAATTAAAGGACGATATTAATTCTTTAGATGCTGTTGTCATAAATGCAGGAACATTTAAAGCAGGTGAAGCAGCAAAAGTAACCGTTTTAAAACCTTTGGATATTGTAACAACAGCAAATGCAGTTGGCGATGTTTTAGGAGCTTTACAAACCTTACCTGGCACATCTGCAAACCCAGAAGATGGTCGGCTTTTTGTAAGAGGTGGAAATGCTGATGAAACTCAAATTTTTATTGACGGAATGCGCGTTTTTACTCCTTACAGTCCAACACCAAATAATGCTCCAACTCGTGGGCGCTATTCGCCTTTTTTATTCAAAGGAATTACTTTTTCAACAGGAGGGTATTCTGCAGAATTTGGACAAGCTTTGTCTGGAGTTTTAGATTTAACTACGATTGACAAACCAGATCAAGAAAAAACAGAAATCTCGTTAATGACTTTGGGTGTTGGTCTTGGCAATACACAAATTTTTGGCAAAAACTCATTAAGTATAAACGCTTCTTATATCAATTTAAAACCTTATACAGATCTTTTTCCTGATAGAAATGAGTTTATAAAACCTTTTCAATCTGCTAGTGGAGAAGCTGTTTACAGACACAGTTTTAAAGACGATTCTATGCTAAAAATTTATAGTGCGTTTAGTTACACAGATCTAGAAGTTATTCAAGATGATATTAATTTTGATGATGGTTTGCGTTTTGGCTTGAACAATAGAAATTTATACATCAACAGTTCTTATAAAAATAAAATTGGTAATAATTGGCGAATTGAAAGTGGTTTCAGCTTTACAAAGGATAATTCTACATTGAAAATAGAAGATGATAACATTGAGAATTCTGAAAATTCAGCACATTTTAAAGTCAAATTAAACAAGCAATTTTCAAGTAGATTTAGAGTCAGTTTTGGTTCTGAATACTTCATCACAAAGTTCGATGAAATTTACAACCCTATTAATGACCAAACTTTTAAGTATGGTTTTGATAATAATATATTTGCTTCATTTGCAGAAACTGACATTTTTTTCTCTAAAAATTTAGCAACAAAAATAGGTGTTAGAGCAGAACATTCGGATTTATTGAATCAATTTACAATTTCGCCAAGAGCATCTATATCTTACAAAACAGGTAAAAATGCACAGTTTTCTTTGGCTTATGGGCAATTTTATCAAAATCCGAGTACTAATTATTTAAAATTTAATGAAGATTTTAAAGCAGAAAACACAACACATTTAATTGCCAATTTTCAACATACAAAACAGAACCAGATTTTTAGAATTGAAGCGTATTACAAAGATTATAAAGATTTGGTAAAATTCGATTCTGAACAACCAAATTTTATCTCAAATTTTAATAACAATGGAACTGCTTTCGCAAAAGGAATTGATGTTTTTTGGAGACAAAATGGTAAAATAAAAAACACAGATTATTGGATTTCGTATTCTTTTTTAGACACCAAAAGAGATTTTAGAAACTACCCAACAGCAGCAACTCCCAACTTTGCTTCAGCCCATAATCTATCAATCGTTGGCAAACATTTTATTGAGAATTTACAAAGTCAGGTAGGTTTTGCTTACAATTTTGCATCTGGCAGAACCTATACAAATCCAAATGAACCAGGTTTTTTGAATAATAAAACCAAAAGCTTCAATTCAGTAAGTTTAAATTGGGCGTATTTAATAGATCAACAAAAAATATTATATTTCTCTTTAAACAATGCTTTGGGCACCAAAAATGTGTTTGGTTACAATTATAAAAATACACCAAACATAAATGGAAATTTCGACAGACAAGCCATTGTTCCAAATGCTGACACCTTCTTTTTTGTAGGTTTCTTCTGGACAATTAGCGATGATAAAACATCAAATAATTTAAACAATTTATAG
- a CDS encoding NAD(P)/FAD-dependent oxidoreductase — MNIPQSSFPRVVIIGGGFAGLAAAKGLEKQELQVVLVDKHNYHTFQPLLYQVATGGLEPDSIAFPLRKRFNDVDNFYFRLAEVVQIHPNKNLIETSIGNLDYDELIIATGSTTNFFGNENIEKNTMEMKSVPQSLNIRSLILENFEEALLTDNIEQRNALMNFVIVGGGPTGVELAGALAEMKKGILPKDYPDLDIRQMQINLIQSSGEILKGMSAQASEKAEDFLISLGVNVWKNLRVLDYDGKIVTTNGIDHFRAETVIWAAGVKGEMVHGLDATCMIDRAERYKVNEFNQVEGYANIYAIGDIACMVSEKNPFGHPMMAQPAIQQGKLVAKNILAKLFNKKTTAFVYNDKGSMATIGRNKAVVDLENWKFQGVFAWFVWMFVHLFSLIGFRNRAIVFLNWVYNYIRFDRETRLIIRPYKKKKS; from the coding sequence ATGAATATACCACAATCAAGTTTTCCTAGAGTTGTAATAATTGGTGGTGGTTTTGCTGGTTTAGCAGCTGCAAAAGGTTTAGAAAAACAAGAACTACAAGTTGTTTTGGTAGATAAACATAATTATCACACCTTTCAACCTTTACTATACCAAGTTGCTACAGGTGGTTTAGAGCCAGATTCTATTGCGTTTCCTTTAAGAAAACGTTTTAACGATGTCGATAATTTTTATTTTCGATTGGCAGAAGTTGTGCAAATTCATCCTAATAAAAACTTGATAGAAACGAGTATTGGAAACCTAGATTATGATGAATTAATTATTGCAACAGGTTCAACAACCAATTTTTTTGGGAATGAAAATATCGAAAAAAACACCATGGAAATGAAATCTGTTCCTCAATCTTTAAACATTAGAAGTCTTATTTTAGAAAATTTTGAAGAAGCTCTTTTAACAGATAATATTGAACAAAGAAACGCTTTGATGAATTTTGTAATTGTTGGTGGTGGCCCAACAGGAGTAGAATTGGCAGGTGCTTTGGCAGAAATGAAAAAAGGGATTTTACCAAAAGATTACCCTGATTTAGACATTAGGCAAATGCAAATCAATTTGATACAAAGTTCTGGAGAAATTTTAAAAGGAATGAGTGCTCAAGCATCAGAAAAAGCCGAAGATTTCTTAATAAGTTTAGGCGTAAATGTTTGGAAAAATCTACGAGTTTTAGATTATGATGGCAAAATAGTAACCACAAATGGCATAGATCATTTTAGAGCAGAAACCGTAATTTGGGCTGCAGGTGTTAAAGGAGAAATGGTACATGGTTTAGACGCAACTTGTATGATAGATAGAGCTGAAAGGTATAAAGTAAATGAATTTAATCAAGTTGAAGGATATGCTAATATCTATGCAATTGGCGATATTGCTTGTATGGTTTCAGAAAAAAATCCTTTTGGACACCCAATGATGGCACAGCCTGCCATTCAACAAGGTAAATTAGTTGCTAAAAACATTTTAGCAAAATTATTCAACAAAAAAACAACCGCTTTTGTGTATAATGATAAAGGTTCTATGGCAACAATTGGTAGAAATAAAGCAGTGGTAGATTTAGAAAATTGGAAATTTCAAGGTGTTTTTGCTTGGTTTGTTTGGATGTTTGTGCATCTTTTTTCGTTAATTGGATTTCGAAACAGAGCCATCGTTTTCTTAAATTGGGTTTATAATTATATCAGATTTGATAGAGAAACAAGATTGATCATTCGTCCTTATAAAAAGAAAAAAAGCTAA
- a CDS encoding metallophosphoesterase, whose protein sequence is MKKIIIFVFLLLLINACSQKTDSSFKIGIIADCQYCNCDVKWDRYYKKAPKRLQEAVAILNKDSLHYTIHLGDFIDKYFNSLDSILPTWNTIKSNSYHVLGNHDFEVQDSLKKKVLEKLNIQKRYYSFVVKDWRFIVLDGNDLSFYGTTSNKKAQQTDSLFNELKDKNLPFVQKWNGALSNQQLSWVKTELDEAIKENQKVGFYCHFPIFPVDQHNIWNREQFLALIKPYKNVKLFFNGHNHAGAYEFVDDVHYLTFKGMVDTENTSAFAKVKFENDTVFVKGYEREISRKLVIN, encoded by the coding sequence ATGAAGAAAATTATAATTTTTGTATTTCTATTATTGTTGATAAATGCCTGTTCACAAAAAACAGACTCCTCTTTTAAAATTGGCATAATTGCAGATTGCCAATATTGTAATTGTGATGTAAAATGGGACAGATATTACAAAAAAGCGCCAAAAAGATTACAAGAAGCTGTTGCCATTTTAAACAAAGATTCTTTACACTATACCATTCATTTAGGTGATTTTATTGATAAATATTTTAACAGTTTAGATAGTATTTTACCAACTTGGAATACCATAAAATCGAATTCGTATCATGTTTTAGGAAATCACGACTTTGAAGTACAAGATTCTTTAAAAAAGAAGGTTTTAGAAAAACTAAACATCCAAAAAAGATATTACAGTTTTGTTGTAAAAGACTGGAGATTTATCGTTTTAGATGGGAATGATTTGAGTTTTTACGGAACAACATCCAACAAAAAAGCTCAACAAACAGATTCCTTATTTAACGAATTAAAAGACAAAAACTTACCTTTTGTGCAAAAATGGAATGGTGCTTTAAGCAACCAACAACTTTCCTGGGTTAAAACTGAATTAGACGAAGCTATAAAAGAAAATCAAAAAGTTGGCTTTTATTGTCACTTTCCTATTTTTCCAGTAGATCAACATAATATTTGGAATAGAGAACAATTTTTAGCATTGATAAAACCATACAAAAACGTAAAGTTATTTTTTAACGGTCATAATCATGCAGGAGCTTATGAATTTGTTGACGATGTACATTATTTAACCTTTAAAGGAATGGTGGATACTGAAAACACCTCTGCTTTTGCAAAAGTAAAATTTGAGAACGACACTGTTTTTGTGAAAGGTTATGAGAGGGAAATTTCAAGAAAATTAGTTATAAACTAA
- the dnaK gene encoding molecular chaperone DnaK, giving the protein MSKIIGIDLGTTNSCVSVMEGNEPVVIPNAEGKRTTPSIVAFVEGGERKIGDPAKRQAVTNPTKTVSSIKRFMGNKFSESSNEVKRVPYKVVKGDNDTPRVDIDGRLYTPQEISAMVLQKMKKTAEDYLGSDVTEAVITVPAYFNDAQRQATKEAGEIAGLKVRRIINEPTAAALAYGLDKSNDDKKIVVFDFGGGTHDVSILELGDGVFEVLATDGDTHLGGDDVDAKIIDWLAAEFQADENMDLTTDPMALQRLKEAAEKAKIELSSSASTEINLPYITATASGPKHLVRTLSRSKFEQLIDDLVKRTIEPCETALRNADLSKSDIDEIVLVGGSTRIPAVQEAVEKFFGKAPSKGVNPDEVVALGAAIQGGVLSGDVKDVLLLDVTPLSLGIETMGNVFTKLIDANTTIPTKKSQVFSTAVDNQPSVEIHVLQGERAMAADNNTIGRFHLDGLPPAQRGVPQVEVTFDIDANGIIKVSALDKGTNKSHEIRIEASSGLSEEEIKKMREEAEANADSDKLAKETAEKINGADSMIFQTEKQLKEFGEKLSADKKEPIEAALVELKAAHESKDLAQIDAAMEKINEAWKVASEEMYAAQGGAEGQNPGAGQQGQPEAGKADGDNVEDVDFEEVK; this is encoded by the coding sequence ATGAGTAAAATAATAGGAATAGATTTAGGAACAACCAACTCTTGTGTTTCTGTAATGGAAGGTAATGAGCCAGTTGTAATCCCAAATGCTGAAGGAAAAAGAACAACACCATCTATAGTAGCATTTGTAGAAGGTGGAGAACGTAAAATTGGTGACCCTGCAAAAAGACAAGCAGTAACAAACCCAACAAAAACAGTTTCTTCTATAAAACGTTTTATGGGAAACAAATTCTCTGAATCTTCTAACGAAGTAAAAAGAGTTCCTTATAAAGTTGTAAAAGGAGATAATGATACACCAAGAGTAGATATTGATGGTCGTTTATACACACCACAAGAAATTTCTGCGATGGTATTACAGAAAATGAAGAAAACTGCTGAAGATTATTTAGGATCTGATGTAACTGAAGCTGTAATTACTGTACCTGCATATTTTAACGATGCACAAAGACAAGCTACAAAAGAAGCTGGTGAAATTGCTGGTTTAAAAGTTAGAAGAATTATTAACGAACCAACTGCAGCTGCTTTAGCTTATGGTTTGGATAAATCTAATGACGATAAAAAAATAGTTGTTTTTGATTTTGGTGGTGGTACACATGATGTATCTATCTTAGAATTAGGAGATGGCGTATTTGAAGTTTTAGCAACAGATGGTGATACACATTTAGGTGGTGATGACGTTGATGCAAAAATTATTGATTGGTTAGCTGCTGAATTTCAAGCGGATGAAAACATGGATTTAACAACAGATCCAATGGCTTTACAACGTTTAAAAGAAGCTGCTGAAAAAGCAAAGATTGAATTATCTTCTTCTGCTTCTACAGAAATTAACTTGCCTTATATTACTGCAACTGCTTCTGGACCAAAACACTTGGTAAGAACTTTATCTCGTTCTAAATTTGAGCAATTAATTGACGATTTAGTAAAAAGAACAATCGAACCTTGTGAAACTGCTTTAAGAAATGCAGATTTGTCAAAGTCAGATATCGATGAAATAGTGTTAGTTGGTGGTTCTACAAGAATCCCTGCTGTACAAGAAGCTGTAGAAAAATTCTTTGGAAAAGCACCAAGTAAAGGTGTAAATCCTGATGAAGTTGTTGCTTTAGGAGCTGCAATTCAAGGTGGAGTTTTATCTGGAGATGTAAAAGATGTATTGTTATTAGACGTTACACCTTTATCTTTAGGTATTGAAACAATGGGGAATGTTTTCACAAAATTAATTGATGCAAACACAACCATTCCAACAAAAAAATCTCAAGTATTTTCAACTGCTGTAGATAATCAGCCTTCTGTAGAAATTCACGTTTTACAAGGTGAAAGAGCAATGGCTGCTGATAATAATACAATTGGTCGTTTCCATTTAGATGGTTTACCACCAGCACAAAGAGGTGTGCCTCAAGTAGAAGTAACTTTTGATATTGATGCCAATGGTATTATTAAAGTTTCTGCTTTAGATAAAGGAACAAACAAATCTCACGAAATTAGAATTGAAGCTTCATCAGGATTATCTGAAGAAGAAATCAAGAAAATGAGAGAAGAAGCTGAAGCAAATGCTGATTCTGATAAATTAGCAAAAGAAACTGCTGAAAAAATTAATGGAGCTGACTCTATGATTTTTCAAACAGAAAAGCAATTAAAAGAATTTGGTGAAAAATTATCTGCGGATAAAAAAGAACCAATTGAAGCTGCTTTAGTGGAGTTAAAAGCTGCACACGAATCTAAAGATTTAGCTCAGATTGATGCTGCCATGGAAAAAATCAACGAAGCTTGGAAAGTTGCCTCTGAAGAGATGTATGCTGCACAAGGTGGAGCTGAAGGACAAAATCCTGGAGCTGGTCAACAAGGTCAACCAGAAGCTGGAAAAGCAGATGGAGACAATGTTGAAGACGTAGATTTTGAGGAAGTAAAGTAA
- a CDS encoding DUF2853 family protein translates to MSKFDEKVATYSKFMDDKGLKYNADLLAAVTKGLGPSIYKADAETVSGSDAKELATVKNNFLIKKLGLADAPKLDEAINAVVEKIGKSERKKYRAVVYYMLAEHFNKQDVYGV, encoded by the coding sequence ATGAGTAAATTTGACGAAAAAGTAGCAACGTATTCTAAGTTTATGGACGATAAAGGTCTGAAATACAATGCAGATTTGTTAGCTGCTGTTACAAAGGGTTTAGGACCTTCTATTTACAAAGCAGATGCTGAAACAGTTTCTGGTTCTGATGCTAAAGAATTAGCTACTGTAAAAAACAACTTTTTAATTAAAAAATTAGGGTTGGCTGATGCTCCAAAATTGGATGAAGCCATCAATGCAGTTGTAGAAAAAATTGGAAAATCTGAAAGAAAAAAGTACAGAGCAGTTGTTTATTATATGTTGGCAGAACATTTTAATAAGCAAGATGTTTACGGAGTGTAA